The proteins below come from a single Psychrobacter sp. PL19 genomic window:
- a CDS encoding NADP-dependent isocitrate dehydrogenase has translation MSKIIYTKTDEAPALATLSFLPIVKAFTQTAGIAIETTDISVAARVLAEFPEYLSEEQRVPNNLAELGRLTQDPNTNIIKLPNISASVQQLRAAIKELQSKGYAIPDFPDEPKTDEEKEISQRYGKSLGSSVNPVLREGNSDRRAPKAVKNFARKHPHSMGEWKQWSQTHVSHMHNGDFYAGEQSITLDKARSVRMERVAEDGTINVFKSGISLLDKEVIDLMFMSKQALLEFYEREMEDCREAGILFSLHVKATMMKVSHPIVFGHAVKTYYKDAFNKHGAFFDELGINVNNGMASLYEKIAELPASKREEIERDLHACQVHRPRLAMVDSSKGITNFHSPSDVIVDASMPAMIRSGGKMWGADGKMYDCKAVMPESTFARIYQEMINFCKWHGNFDPTTMGTVPNVGLMAQKAEEYGSHDKTFEASDSGMARIVDEETDEVLLEQLVEKGDIWRMCQVKDEPIQDWVKLAVRRARESDTPVIFWLDPYRPHENELIKKVNTYLKDHDTKGLHIEIMSQVRAMRYTLERVARGLDTISATGNILRDYLTDLFPILELGTSAKMLSVVPLMKGGGLFETGAGGSAPKHVQQLLEENHLRWDSLGEFLALTVSLEHLATHDDNTKAQVLADTLDTATEKLLLNNKGPSRKTGEIDNRGSHFYLAMYWAQELAEQDQDADLKAQFAPLAQNLASNEDAIVKEFNEAQGKPVDIKGYYLADEKLAEQVMRPSTLFNDAIASL, from the coding sequence ATGTCAAAAATTATTTATACAAAAACTGACGAAGCCCCAGCGCTAGCGACCTTATCATTCTTGCCTATTGTTAAAGCGTTTACCCAAACCGCAGGAATTGCTATTGAAACCACTGATATCTCAGTTGCCGCGCGAGTGTTGGCTGAATTTCCTGAATATTTAAGTGAAGAACAACGCGTTCCTAACAATTTAGCTGAGCTTGGTCGTCTTACGCAGGATCCAAACACCAATATTATTAAACTGCCAAATATTAGTGCTTCTGTCCAGCAGCTTAGAGCCGCAATTAAAGAATTGCAAAGCAAGGGCTACGCGATACCTGATTTTCCAGACGAGCCAAAAACTGATGAAGAAAAAGAAATTAGTCAGCGCTATGGTAAGAGCCTAGGCAGTTCGGTTAACCCTGTTTTGCGTGAAGGTAACTCAGACCGCCGTGCACCGAAAGCAGTTAAGAATTTTGCTCGTAAGCACCCGCATTCTATGGGTGAATGGAAACAATGGTCACAGACACACGTATCGCACATGCACAATGGTGATTTCTATGCTGGCGAGCAATCTATTACTTTAGATAAAGCGCGTAGCGTACGTATGGAGCGTGTGGCTGAAGATGGCACTATCAATGTCTTCAAATCGGGGATTTCTTTGCTTGATAAAGAAGTCATCGACCTGATGTTCATGAGCAAACAAGCGTTACTTGAATTTTATGAGCGTGAAATGGAAGATTGCCGCGAAGCCGGCATTTTGTTTTCACTGCATGTAAAAGCCACCATGATGAAAGTATCGCATCCTATCGTATTTGGGCATGCGGTCAAAACATATTATAAAGATGCCTTCAATAAACATGGCGCTTTCTTTGACGAGTTAGGTATTAACGTTAATAACGGCATGGCAAGTTTGTATGAAAAAATTGCCGAGCTACCAGCCAGTAAGCGTGAAGAAATTGAACGCGATTTACATGCATGCCAAGTACATCGCCCACGCCTTGCGATGGTTGATTCATCGAAAGGTATCACCAACTTCCATTCACCAAGTGACGTTATTGTAGATGCGTCTATGCCTGCTATGATTCGTTCAGGTGGTAAAATGTGGGGCGCTGATGGAAAAATGTATGACTGTAAAGCCGTTATGCCTGAGTCTACATTTGCGCGTATCTATCAAGAAATGATTAACTTCTGTAAGTGGCATGGCAATTTTGACCCAACCACGATGGGCACTGTCCCTAACGTTGGCTTGATGGCACAAAAAGCAGAAGAATATGGTTCGCATGATAAAACGTTCGAAGCCAGCGATTCGGGTATGGCTCGTATTGTTGACGAAGAAACCGATGAAGTCTTGCTTGAGCAGCTTGTTGAAAAAGGTGATATTTGGCGCATGTGTCAAGTCAAAGACGAGCCTATCCAAGATTGGGTTAAACTTGCCGTGCGCCGTGCACGCGAATCAGATACCCCAGTTATCTTTTGGTTAGACCCTTACCGTCCACACGAAAATGAATTGATCAAAAAAGTTAACACCTACTTAAAAGATCATGATACCAAAGGCCTGCACATTGAAATTATGTCACAGGTTCGTGCGATGCGTTACACCTTAGAGCGCGTGGCTCGCGGTCTTGATACCATCTCTGCTACCGGTAATATTTTAAGAGACTATCTAACTGACTTATTCCCAATTTTAGAGTTAGGAACCAGTGCTAAAATGCTGTCAGTGGTACCACTAATGAAAGGCGGTGGTTTGTTTGAAACGGGCGCTGGTGGTTCTGCACCTAAGCACGTGCAACAGTTATTAGAAGAAAACCATTTACGTTGGGATTCATTAGGTGAGTTTTTAGCCTTAACGGTATCTTTGGAGCATTTGGCAACTCACGACGATAACACCAAAGCTCAAGTATTGGCAGATACGCTTGATACGGCGACAGAAAAACTATTATTGAATAACAAAGGCCCATCACGTAAAACTGGTGAGATAGACAACCGTGGTAGTCACTTCTATCTGGCCATGTACTGGGCTCAGGAGCTAGCCGAGCAAGACCAAGACGCTGATCTTAAAGCACAGTTTGCACCACTTGCGCAAAATCTTGCAAGTAATGAAGACGCTATTGTTAAAGAATTTAATGAAGCTCAAGGTAAGCCTGTGGATATCAAAGGCTACTACTTAGCTGATGAAAAACTAGCTGAGCAAGTTATGCGTCCAAGTACTTTATTCAATGACGCGATAGCATCGTTGTAG
- the icd gene encoding NADP-dependent isocitrate dehydrogenase produces MSYDKVILPRDGEKVTVNADLSFNVPNHPIIPFIEGDGIGVDITPVMIQVVNAAVEKAYKGKKSIIWMEVYCGEKAAKIYNGAYMPAETLEILRDYVISIKGPLTTPVSGGMRSLNVALRQELDLYVCQRPVRWFEGVPSPVHHPELTDMIIFRENSEDIYAGIEWKAGTDDAIKVINFLQNEMGVTKIRFPENCGIGIKPVSKEGSQRLVRKAIQHAVDNDLPSVTLVHKGNIMKYTEGAFKQWGYELAAERFGAELLDGGPWMTMKNPKTGNQIIIKDVIADAFLQQILMRPADYSVIATLNLNGDYISDALAAEVGGIGIAPGANKGGAIAVYEATHGTAPKYAGQNKVNPGSLILSAEMMLRDMGWTEAADLVIEGIQGAIKNKTVTYDFERLMPDAILLTTSEFGKAVIKHMDV; encoded by the coding sequence ATGTCCTATGATAAGGTTATCCTACCAAGAGACGGTGAAAAAGTAACCGTAAACGCCGATTTATCGTTCAATGTACCCAATCATCCCATCATTCCGTTTATTGAAGGGGATGGTATTGGTGTAGATATTACGCCTGTGATGATTCAAGTGGTTAATGCTGCGGTAGAAAAAGCCTACAAAGGTAAAAAATCCATCATTTGGATGGAAGTATATTGTGGTGAAAAAGCGGCTAAAATTTATAATGGTGCATACATGCCAGCAGAAACCCTGGAGATTTTACGTGATTATGTGATCAGCATCAAAGGCCCATTGACCACGCCAGTAAGTGGCGGTATGCGTTCATTAAACGTTGCCCTTCGTCAAGAGCTTGATTTATACGTTTGCCAGCGCCCAGTACGTTGGTTCGAGGGCGTGCCAAGTCCAGTTCATCATCCTGAATTGACTGACATGATTATCTTCCGTGAAAACTCAGAAGATATCTATGCAGGTATCGAGTGGAAAGCCGGTACTGACGACGCTATAAAAGTGATCAACTTCTTACAAAATGAAATGGGCGTTACCAAAATCCGTTTCCCAGAAAATTGTGGTATCGGTATCAAGCCAGTATCAAAAGAGGGATCGCAGCGCCTTGTGCGTAAAGCGATCCAACATGCTGTTGATAATGATTTGCCAAGTGTGACCCTGGTGCATAAGGGTAACATCATGAAATATACTGAAGGCGCGTTTAAACAATGGGGCTACGAGCTTGCCGCTGAGCGTTTCGGTGCTGAGTTGTTAGACGGTGGCCCTTGGATGACCATGAAAAACCCAAAAACGGGCAACCAGATTATAATCAAAGACGTTATCGCTGACGCATTTTTACAGCAAATCTTAATGCGTCCTGCAGATTACTCCGTTATTGCTACCTTGAACTTAAACGGTGATTATATCTCTGACGCGCTAGCGGCAGAAGTGGGTGGTATTGGCATCGCACCAGGTGCTAATAAAGGGGGCGCCATCGCTGTTTATGAAGCGACTCATGGTACTGCGCCTAAGTACGCCGGCCAGAATAAAGTAAACCCCGGCTCGCTCATTTTATCAGCCGAAATGATGCTGCGTGATATGGGCTGGACAGAAGCCGCTGACCTCGTTATCGAAGGTATTCAAGGCGCTATCAAGAACAAAACTGTGACTTATGACTTTGAGCGTCTCATGCCGGATGCTATCTTATTAACGACTTCTGAGTTTGGTAAAGCGGTGATTAAGCATATGGATGTCTAA
- a CDS encoding pseudouridine synthase, with protein MPTSSLILFNKPYGVQSQFRDDGGNSHTTLAPYFTDKSLRVAGRLDATSEGLLILTNDGRVNKAITQPPRANNFKQDNHKQGKTYLVQVEGMATAMQLSELTAGVVLKDGKTLPATVSIVDEVDLPIALWQRDPPIRERKNRPTSWLMITIYEGKNRQVRRMTAHVNLPCLRLIRWSVAGFELGSLPVGEFVRLHLNTERCWQLGIVD; from the coding sequence ATGCCGACCTCAAGTCTGATTTTATTCAATAAACCTTACGGCGTACAAAGTCAGTTTCGCGATGATGGCGGTAACTCGCACACCACTCTAGCCCCTTATTTTACCGATAAGTCACTGCGCGTTGCAGGTAGATTGGATGCTACTTCAGAAGGGCTATTAATCTTGACTAATGATGGGCGGGTCAATAAAGCCATTACTCAGCCACCACGTGCCAATAATTTTAAGCAAGACAATCATAAACAAGGCAAAACTTACTTGGTGCAAGTTGAGGGCATGGCCACCGCAATGCAGCTGTCTGAGCTGACGGCTGGCGTTGTGTTAAAAGATGGCAAGACTTTACCGGCAACCGTTAGCATAGTCGATGAGGTTGATTTACCTATCGCCTTATGGCAGCGTGATCCGCCTATTCGTGAGCGTAAAAACCGACCGACATCTTGGCTGATGATCACTATTTATGAGGGTAAAAACCGTCAAGTCCGGCGGATGACTGCCCATGTGAACTTGCCTTGTTTGCGCCTCATTCGTTGGTCGGTCGCAGGATTTGAGCTGGGCTCACTGCCGGTGGGAGAGTTTGTCCGTCTTCACCTCAATACTGAGCGCTGCTGGCAATTGGGTATTGTCGATTAA
- the copM gene encoding CopM family metallochaperone yields MTTSYRFALLAASVTAALALSACQPAAEGTKATPIAEVMPPPIAVPESDADAMDPHAGHDMAAGDSMMDDSQMTDMHRDYTESMSNMHDEMMIGMTYNDPDTAFAKSMLGHHRGAVDMATIELKYGTDPTMRKLAQDIIDSQQVEIDIMRKWLASHPDAASPKPETQAMQQAYADGMDAMNNVMMLGIADPVADMAFARGMMPHHISAVDMAKVQLKYGKDEEMRQLAQEIIDAQESEIELMQDWIATHKTDDNVIPDKTNVPEGVEANKTS; encoded by the coding sequence ATGACCACGTCTTATCGTTTCGCCCTTCTCGCCGCTAGTGTAACTGCTGCCCTTGCGCTTAGCGCCTGTCAGCCAGCTGCCGAGGGCACCAAAGCAACGCCGATAGCAGAGGTCATGCCGCCACCCATTGCAGTACCCGAAAGCGATGCCGACGCTATGGATCCACATGCTGGACATGACATGGCGGCAGGTGACAGTATGATGGATGATTCGCAGATGACAGATATGCATAGAGACTATACAGAATCAATGAGCAATATGCATGACGAGATGATGATTGGTATGACCTATAACGACCCAGATACCGCGTTTGCCAAAAGTATGCTCGGACATCATCGCGGCGCGGTGGATATGGCCACCATTGAGCTAAAGTATGGTACTGACCCGACCATGCGTAAATTGGCACAAGATATTATCGACTCGCAACAAGTTGAAATTGATATTATGAGAAAATGGCTTGCCAGCCACCCTGATGCCGCCAGCCCCAAGCCTGAAACTCAAGCAATGCAACAAGCCTATGCCGATGGTATGGACGCCATGAATAACGTGATGATGCTTGGTATCGCAGACCCAGTAGCCGACATGGCCTTTGCTCGTGGTATGATGCCCCATCATATCAGTGCAGTGGACATGGCAAAAGTACAACTCAAATACGGCAAAGATGAAGAAATGCGTCAGCTGGCACAAGAAATAATCGATGCGCAAGAGTCCGAGATTGAGCTAATGCAAGACTGGATTGCTACTCATAAGACTGATGATAACGTTATTCCTGATAAGACCAATGTGCCAGAAGGCGTAGAAGCTAATAAAACCAGTTAA
- a CDS encoding M61 family metallopeptidase: MTSIKNISDSQSDDRSNSHPDSHSTNLVAKPAANISYRLDFERFLEHLINVNLTFTAGSDEPSLWLPAWIPGSYLMREFARHITAVHYQIVSNNDEASSNDYQALDNYDQTEPHNSMHRAKKIDKNTWQLPQVKAGQTLNVHYEVYCYDLSVRTAYVDQKRLYGNFTSLALAVEGQEQSPVQVSLLVPAEFLTALDIADKRLADEGENTSSVVLACGLDATHLHSDSQHGYGLQADSYYQLIDHPFEISIQEKFDFIIRDKQHQTLSHRFFLSGTHSANLGRLQQDITQICQTYLNWLGDAPFSDYTFMTYASGQDYGGLEHINSTSLITPRRDLPSTNEPELPSAAYQRFLGLCSHEYFHAWWVKTVRPDVMLDVDLRKEAFTPLLWVFEGFTSYIDDFMLQASGVIDKACYLTLLAEQINRYYQTHGRVHQSVAESSFDAWIKLYRSDENTGNAGISYYNKGALVALCLDLTLLQKSKGQYRLFDVVKAFYSQAKQQNNQRIGISSADMGTVIGQFMPTADWDDFERRYVNGVEELPIKQLLTANGINVHTDPKETADKQVPWGMRCSETPAGLKVNQVQRGSTAAKAGISAHDVIIALDGIKADNKQLATVSTVQRGIECHLFRRDELMCVSVIPKVVSEMQTPQDSETIESDNIKEPYSHKVSLLLAKPDNLSENAVGNSTITSFAWQAWLEVMTRYDS, from the coding sequence ATGACTTCAATAAAAAATATCTCTGACAGCCAATCAGATGACCGCTCGAATAGCCATCCAGATAGCCATTCAACGAACCTAGTTGCTAAACCAGCTGCTAATATCAGTTACCGACTCGATTTTGAGCGTTTTTTGGAACATTTAATTAACGTCAATCTAACCTTTACAGCTGGCTCTGATGAGCCAAGTCTATGGTTGCCGGCATGGATTCCGGGCAGTTATCTGATGCGTGAATTTGCGCGTCATATTACAGCGGTACATTATCAAATAGTAAGTAATAACGATGAAGCATCTAGTAATGATTATCAAGCCCTTGATAATTACGATCAGACTGAGCCTCATAACAGTATGCACCGTGCCAAAAAAATAGATAAAAATACATGGCAGTTACCACAAGTTAAAGCAGGCCAGACCTTAAATGTGCACTATGAGGTCTATTGCTATGATTTATCGGTGCGTACAGCTTATGTTGATCAGAAGCGTTTATATGGCAATTTTACCTCGTTAGCTTTAGCGGTTGAGGGGCAAGAACAGTCCCCCGTACAAGTGAGTTTGCTGGTACCCGCTGAGTTTTTAACCGCACTGGATATAGCAGATAAACGTTTAGCAGACGAAGGCGAAAATACAAGCAGTGTGGTGTTAGCCTGCGGACTAGACGCTACCCATTTACATAGCGACAGCCAACATGGCTATGGTCTACAAGCAGATAGCTATTATCAGCTGATTGATCATCCGTTTGAGATTTCTATACAGGAAAAGTTTGATTTTATTATTCGAGATAAACAGCATCAAACATTGAGCCATCGCTTTTTTCTCTCCGGTACGCATAGCGCTAACCTGGGGCGGCTTCAGCAAGATATCACTCAGATTTGTCAGACTTACTTAAATTGGCTGGGAGATGCACCGTTCAGTGACTACACATTTATGACTTATGCCAGCGGTCAAGATTACGGCGGTCTTGAGCACATTAACTCTACCAGCTTGATTACCCCACGTCGGGATTTACCGAGTACCAATGAGCCTGAATTACCCAGTGCCGCTTATCAGCGTTTCTTAGGCTTGTGTAGCCATGAGTATTTTCATGCCTGGTGGGTCAAGACTGTACGTCCCGACGTTATGTTGGATGTTGATTTACGTAAAGAAGCCTTTACACCATTATTATGGGTGTTTGAGGGTTTCACCTCTTACATCGATGACTTTATGTTACAAGCATCTGGGGTCATCGATAAAGCCTGTTATCTCACCCTCCTAGCGGAACAGATTAATCGCTACTATCAAACCCACGGACGCGTGCACCAAAGTGTGGCTGAATCTAGTTTTGACGCGTGGATTAAGCTCTATCGCAGTGATGAAAATACTGGTAATGCGGGTATCAGTTACTACAACAAAGGCGCTTTAGTGGCGCTGTGCTTGGATCTGACCCTACTACAAAAAAGCAAAGGTCAATATCGCTTGTTCGATGTGGTCAAGGCCTTTTATAGCCAAGCCAAACAGCAAAATAATCAACGTATTGGCATTAGTTCTGCCGATATGGGCACGGTAATCGGGCAATTTATGCCCACGGCAGATTGGGATGATTTTGAGCGCCGCTATGTCAATGGTGTGGAAGAGCTGCCTATTAAGCAGCTATTGACTGCAAACGGTATCAACGTCCACACTGATCCTAAAGAAACGGCTGATAAGCAGGTTCCTTGGGGTATGCGCTGCAGTGAGACGCCAGCTGGGCTAAAAGTGAATCAGGTACAGCGTGGAAGCACAGCTGCCAAAGCGGGCATCTCGGCCCATGATGTCATTATTGCTCTTGATGGTATTAAGGCTGACAATAAGCAGCTGGCCACTGTATCAACGGTACAACGTGGGATCGAATGTCATCTATTTCGTCGCGATGAGCTGATGTGTGTCAGTGTCATACCCAAAGTAGTCTCTGAAATGCAAACACCACAGGATTCTGAGACTATAGAATCGGACAATATCAAAGAACCTTATTCTCATAAAGTCAGTCTGCTTTTAGCGAAGCCAGATAACTTGTCAGAAAACGCAGTGGGTAATTCAACGATTACCTCTTTTGCATGGCAAGCATGGCTTGAGGTTATGACGCGTTATGACAGTTGA
- a CDS encoding FKBP-type peptidyl-prolyl cis-trans isomerase, translated as MTTIAKDTAVKFNYTLKDDEGNVLDQSPEGQPLAYLHGHSNIIPGLEQQLEGKSAGEKVNAVVEPVDGYGEYQDQAVQHVPRDNFQGVDDIQPGMQFQSEAGGQVMLVTVTDVNDDEVIVDANHPLAGKRLTFDVEIQEVRAATEEELGHGHVHGAGGVEH; from the coding sequence ATGACTACTATCGCAAAAGATACTGCCGTCAAGTTCAACTACACGCTAAAAGACGACGAAGGTAACGTACTTGACCAGTCTCCAGAAGGTCAACCACTTGCCTATTTGCATGGCCACAGCAACATCATCCCAGGCCTTGAGCAGCAACTAGAAGGCAAATCTGCTGGCGAAAAAGTCAATGCTGTCGTTGAGCCTGTTGATGGCTACGGCGAATATCAAGATCAAGCAGTACAACATGTACCACGCGACAACTTCCAAGGCGTTGATGATATTCAGCCTGGTATGCAATTCCAGTCAGAAGCTGGTGGCCAAGTGATGTTAGTGACCGTTACTGATGTTAATGATGACGAAGTAATTGTTGATGCCAATCATCCTCTAGCAGGCAAGCGCTTGACTTTTGATGTTGAAATTCAAGAAGTTCGTGCCGCTACTGAAGAAGAGCTAGGTCACGGCCATGTACATGGTGCCGGCGGCGTTGAGCATTAA
- a CDS encoding carboxy terminal-processing peptidase — MKKQPAQWLLSVASVGIAGLILTQSYGTAVANTETEGFVQTPEQKITTRQVAALLDRSHYLNQPLDSAMGSEILSMYIDSLDPNHTLFLQSDVDEFKKKYASDFGNRLKRGDLSAGIEVFERYRKRSNEYFELSTKMLKTDLDLTSSDTIVFDREKLNHFKTKKAQRDYWTRQLKFQLISITLGKESETAKEKVFLANPDITRGQDLVRDDDRTPSEILLNRLSRQQEQFTRLKDDEVMETLLNTAMLTYDPHSNYYAPVQANELQIQSSLQLEGIGVSIRPDRKNPDYTRIVTLVDGGPAAKSGQIKPNDLIIGIAKDGKNMTDVVGWSTREIVSLIRGKRGTSVTIKLRQPNMPDASARTVIVVRDIIAQEESGVTHRVVEVQRPNIDASPKRIGVLEIPSFYLNYRARRNGEDYRSVSIDTENAIKALNKENIDGLVIDLRNNPGGSLDEVAKMLGLFIKSGPLVQIRDNRGNIQVYRDDDGGEQLYDGKMVVITNLASASASEIFAAAIQDYGRGLVVGSTTTGKGSAQIQLDNLALGSATLTQRKFYRITGGSTQNKGVVPDVELVNIYDDATFGERAQKKALPWDTIKTAAYKPEAKFSDSILTTLNQQSKIRQQQNPQFSYLTALNNIRDMDDEKKPINININSRRAKMKLIEKSSLEAENRRLIATGERPYANWNTYQAAMDAKFEERSRMKVNERPQLLEDEAFINEAAYLMLSADPKVSLSPEQKL; from the coding sequence ATGAAAAAACAACCAGCACAGTGGTTACTCAGTGTGGCATCAGTGGGCATCGCTGGTCTTATTCTTACGCAAAGCTACGGCACTGCGGTCGCAAATACCGAGACGGAAGGTTTCGTACAGACACCTGAACAAAAGATAACCACCCGCCAAGTAGCGGCCTTACTTGATCGCAGTCATTATCTCAACCAGCCCCTTGACAGCGCAATGGGTAGTGAGATTTTATCAATGTATATTGATAGCCTAGACCCCAACCATACCCTATTCTTACAATCCGATGTCGACGAATTTAAGAAAAAGTATGCCAGTGATTTTGGTAATCGGCTTAAGCGCGGCGATCTATCTGCAGGGATAGAGGTCTTTGAGCGCTATCGTAAACGCTCAAATGAGTATTTTGAGCTGTCGACAAAAATGCTCAAAACGGATCTCGACTTGACCAGTAGCGATACCATTGTCTTTGACCGTGAAAAGCTCAATCATTTTAAAACTAAAAAAGCGCAGCGTGACTATTGGACACGTCAGCTTAAGTTTCAGTTGATTAGCATCACCCTAGGTAAAGAAAGCGAAACCGCTAAAGAAAAAGTATTTTTGGCCAATCCAGATATTACTCGTGGACAAGACTTGGTACGCGACGATGATCGTACCCCAAGTGAGATTCTACTCAACCGATTATCACGGCAGCAAGAGCAATTCACCCGTCTCAAAGATGATGAGGTCATGGAAACGCTGCTAAATACCGCCATGCTTACTTACGATCCGCACAGTAACTATTATGCTCCTGTGCAAGCGAATGAGTTACAGATTCAATCTAGTCTGCAGCTAGAAGGAATTGGGGTTTCTATTCGTCCTGATCGCAAAAATCCAGACTATACTAGAATTGTTACTTTAGTCGATGGCGGACCAGCGGCGAAATCAGGGCAAATAAAACCTAACGACTTGATTATCGGTATTGCCAAAGATGGCAAAAATATGACCGATGTGGTCGGTTGGTCGACGCGTGAAATCGTCAGTCTGATTCGGGGTAAGCGCGGTACCTCAGTGACGATAAAATTACGTCAGCCCAATATGCCAGATGCCAGTGCCCGTACAGTGATTGTGGTGCGTGATATTATCGCTCAAGAAGAGTCTGGGGTTACTCATCGGGTAGTAGAGGTACAGCGCCCTAATATTGATGCCAGCCCTAAACGCATTGGTGTCCTTGAAATACCTAGCTTTTATCTGAATTATCGCGCCCGCCGTAATGGTGAAGACTACCGTAGTGTCAGTATCGATACTGAAAATGCCATTAAAGCGTTGAATAAAGAAAATATCGACGGTCTAGTAATTGATCTGCGCAATAACCCGGGTGGTTCGTTAGACGAAGTAGCCAAAATGCTAGGCCTGTTTATTAAGAGTGGCCCGCTAGTACAGATCCGTGATAATCGCGGTAATATCCAAGTCTACCGTGACGATGACGGTGGCGAACAGCTGTATGACGGCAAGATGGTGGTGATTACTAACCTAGCGTCTGCCTCTGCTAGTGAAATATTTGCCGCTGCTATTCAAGATTATGGCCGTGGACTGGTAGTTGGTAGCACCACAACCGGTAAAGGTTCAGCACAAATTCAGCTGGATAATTTAGCCTTGGGTTCTGCGACTTTAACCCAGCGTAAGTTCTATCGTATCACGGGTGGTAGTACTCAAAATAAAGGGGTTGTGCCTGATGTTGAGCTGGTCAATATTTATGATGATGCCACCTTTGGTGAGCGTGCGCAGAAAAAAGCCTTACCTTGGGACACTATCAAGACCGCAGCTTACAAACCTGAAGCGAAGTTTAGCGACAGTATACTAACAACACTGAACCAGCAGTCTAAAATTCGTCAACAGCAAAACCCACAGTTTTCTTACTTAACGGCGCTAAATAACATTCGTGATATGGACGATGAGAAAAAACCTATTAACATTAATATTAATAGCCGCCGCGCCAAAATGAAGCTGATTGAAAAGAGTTCCTTAGAAGCTGAGAATAGACGTCTTATAGCGACTGGTGAACGTCCATATGCCAATTGGAATACCTATCAGGCAGCGATGGATGCAAAATTTGAAGAACGTAGTCGAATGAAAGTTAACGAACGCCCACAGTTACTAGAAGATGAAGCCTTTATTAACGAAGCGGCCTATTTAATGCTAAGCGCTGATCCAAAAGTTAGCTTGAGTCCTGAACAAAAGCTGTAG
- the nagZ gene encoding beta-N-acetylhexosaminidase, with protein MYGVLMIDIDNTALTAEDVSLIKQAQVGGVILFARNVANAAQVRTLCDDIRYHNPDILIGVDQEGGRVARLREGFTPLPSMGKLGNLFDQNSSFALSCAYDCGYLMAAEVLAVGIDLSFAPVLDRDGISQVIGDRSFHRDPKVIIILATQLMRGMKAAGMATTGKHFPGHGAIAPDSHVAEAIDTRSLDEIMASDMQPFAQTLSCLDALMPAHVIFSQVDNKPAGFSKIWLKDILRKQLKFKGVLFSDDLSMAGAQAVGDISARVHAAIEAGCDIALVCNDRVAAHEAAEAAQDLPYPNQKRIKTMRGQIPIWQGDLESTCQQFEHWQQAKQTISQTFFSAQPKATTYNSNTTAKDPTAYK; from the coding sequence ATGTATGGCGTATTAATGATTGATATTGATAATACAGCACTGACTGCTGAGGATGTCAGCTTAATCAAACAGGCACAGGTTGGCGGAGTTATATTGTTTGCACGCAACGTGGCCAATGCGGCGCAAGTGCGGACGCTGTGCGACGATATTCGCTATCACAATCCTGACATTTTAATTGGCGTCGATCAAGAAGGCGGACGAGTGGCGCGTTTACGTGAAGGCTTCACTCCCTTACCGTCAATGGGTAAGCTGGGTAACTTGTTTGATCAAAATTCTAGCTTTGCCCTCAGCTGTGCTTATGATTGTGGTTATTTGATGGCAGCGGAAGTGTTGGCAGTAGGGATTGATCTCAGCTTTGCACCAGTGCTCGATAGAGATGGTATCAGCCAAGTCATCGGTGACCGTAGTTTTCATCGAGATCCGAAGGTTATTATCATCCTAGCCACTCAGCTGATGCGCGGCATGAAAGCAGCAGGAATGGCCACCACAGGCAAGCATTTCCCCGGTCATGGTGCTATCGCGCCTGACTCGCACGTGGCAGAAGCAATCGATACTCGTAGCCTTGATGAGATTATGGCCAGTGATATGCAACCCTTTGCACAAACGCTATCATGCCTCGATGCCTTGATGCCAGCCCACGTGATATTTTCGCAAGTGGATAACAAGCCCGCTGGATTTTCCAAAATTTGGCTAAAAGATATCTTGAGAAAACAGCTAAAATTTAAGGGAGTGTTATTCTCTGATGACTTATCTATGGCAGGAGCCCAAGCGGTAGGAGATATTAGCGCACGCGTACACGCAGCCATTGAGGCCGGTTGTGATATTGCATTGGTATGTAATGATCGGGTCGCCGCCCATGAAGCTGCCGAGGCCGCCCAGGACTTACCGTATCCGAATCAAAAGCGTATTAAAACGATGCGCGGACAGATTCCAATATGGCAGGGTGATCTTGAGAGTACTTGCCAGCAGTTCGAGCATTGGCAACAAGCCAAACAAACGATATCACAGACGTTTTTTAGTGCTCAACCTAAGGCAACCACATATAACAGTAATACTACCGCCAAAGACCCTACTGCTTATAAATAA